A region from the Lolium perenne isolate Kyuss_39 chromosome 4, Kyuss_2.0, whole genome shotgun sequence genome encodes:
- the LOC127296626 gene encoding uncharacterized protein gives MGEEPEDRKRMTTTTTTTAAPSPREPFRREGRESHARRPHSSSRPRRDDPPSPRRWRDARRQESDRSHHRRRAEESANAADHDERRNRPLQAAQARRDDPGSLRWEGKRPDGPDPARWEGKRPDDPDPARWDGKPVGDVKDDPPASHERSPRGTKRFSEAREAWQPRSSFFQHDERDSAGHGGRRYGRQDYGRHWGQNEHLDDRDKHKSEGHGLQEKVEQAQPQNDVDSTWKHDGFFKLEEEAPVAKRRPGFKERGMPLEEQGSAVTEPDARSRKPDQRGLTSGMGEERRNYHSREFVRPDDRGARRGFSDYRSAGQRNGYDSRGRGFAGRGGRGRDRFDYQYGGRNNMHEDAGEQTEKWKHDLYDQKDNTPAPMTEEEQIAKVEALLAL, from the exons ATGGGAGAAGAACCAGAAGATAGGAagcggatgacgacgacgacgacgacgacggcggctccCTCGCCGCGCGAGCCGTTCCGGCGGGAGGGCCGTGAATCGCACGCGAGGCGCCCGCACTCCTCGTCCAGGCCGCGGCGGGACGATCCCCCCAG CCCGAGGAGGTGGAGGGATGCCAGGAGGCAAGAATCCGACAGGAGCCACCACAGGCGTCGAGCTGAGGAGAGTGCCAATGCGGCCGACCACGATGAGAGGAGGAACAGGCCCTTGCAAGCTGCCCAGGCCCGGCGCGATGACCCTGGCTCCCTGCGCTGGGAGGGGAAGCGACCCGATGGTCCTGATCCTGCGCGCTGGGAGGGGAAGCGGCCCGATGACCCTGATCCTGCTCGCTGGGATGGGAAACCGGTGGGCGATGTGAAGGATGACCCTCCGGCGAGCCACGAGAGGTCTCCCAGGGGAACCAAGCGGTTTTCCGAGGCGAGAGAGGCCTGGCAGCCTCGATCTTCGTTCTTCCAG CATGATGAACGTGACAGTGCTGGGCATGGAGGTCGACGCTATGGTCGCCAAG ACTATGGAAGACACTGGGGTCAAAATGAACATCTTGATGATAGAGATAAACACAAGTCTGAGGGACATGGTTTGCAGGAAAAGGTTGAGCAGGCCCAACCGCAGAATGATGTTGATTCTACATGGAAGCATGATGGGTTTTTCAAGTTGGAGGAAGAAGCTCCTGTTGCCAAAAGGAGGCCAGGATTTAAGGAGAGGGGAATGCCACTTGAGGAGCAAGGGTCAGCTGTTACAGAACCGGATGCAAGATCACGTAAACCTGATCAACGTGGGCTAACCTCTGGAATGGGAGAAGAAAGGAGGAATTACCACTCACGGGAATTCGTAAGGCCTGACGATAGAGGTGCCAGGAGGGGATTTTCTGATTACAGGAGTGCTGGTCAGAGGAATGGGTATGATTCAAGGGGGCGTGGTTTTGCTGGTAGAGGGGGAAGGGGCAGAGACAGGTTTGACTACCAGTATGGCGGAAGAAACAACATGCATGAGGATGCTGGGGAACAAACAGAGAAATGGAAGCATGACCTTTATGATCAGAAAGACAATACCCCAGCTCCGATGACAGAAGAAGAGCAGATTGCTAAAGTTGAAGCACTCTTGGCGCTGTAG